In one Spirosoma rigui genomic region, the following are encoded:
- a CDS encoding DUF2490 domain-containing protein, with amino-acid sequence MQPVSLPSRKRWFRNGLLPALLLVTMFSRAQTPGTGLWTGASADIRLAKTWTLNVNTQVRFSDNIQVTRAYLGELGLSYKLNKHWAVSGYYRYTGRLKKNKEEGGYYYRPYHRFYGELNYDQKIGQGLKLAYRLRYQNQFKDDNSAVVVDKSYLRNKLELSYSNPSQLTPFVSADLFYRIDNTDNTGGFDQIRYKAGTNVKFTKAHSLDLFVFTDAALRNSGEDSGLILGATYKLKLGRTAGKKKE; translated from the coding sequence ATGCAACCCGTATCACTACCCTCACGGAAACGCTGGTTTCGTAACGGCCTCCTGCCTGCGCTGCTCCTGGTTACGATGTTTAGCCGGGCCCAAACGCCCGGTACCGGCTTATGGACGGGCGCATCGGCCGATATTCGACTCGCCAAAACGTGGACCCTCAACGTCAATACGCAGGTCCGTTTCAGCGACAATATACAGGTGACGCGTGCCTACCTTGGCGAACTGGGGCTTTCCTATAAACTCAACAAACACTGGGCGGTATCAGGATATTACCGGTACACGGGCCGATTAAAGAAAAACAAGGAAGAGGGCGGCTACTATTACCGGCCCTACCACCGCTTTTACGGCGAACTGAACTACGACCAGAAAATCGGGCAGGGACTAAAACTGGCATACCGTCTCCGGTACCAGAACCAGTTCAAAGACGACAATTCCGCTGTCGTAGTTGATAAAAGCTACCTGCGGAATAAGCTCGAACTGTCGTACAGCAACCCGTCCCAGCTCACGCCCTTTGTATCGGCTGATCTATTCTACCGCATCGATAACACCGACAATACCGGTGGCTTCGACCAGATTCGGTACAAAGCGGGTACCAACGTCAAATTCACAAAAGCCCACAGCCTCGATCTATTCGTCTTTACCGATGCCGCCCTGCGCAACAGCGGGGAAGACAGCGGACTAATTCTGGGTGCCACCTACAAACTCAAGCTGGGCCGCACTGCCGGCAAAAAGAAGGAATAG
- a CDS encoding DUF4956 domain-containing protein yields MNFLQSLSPSTGGQVLPGLPGFSTVVFLQLVIDLVSVTVLIGLIYYRNYRRTDLFLTFFAFNLLIFLITHLLNQVQLTIGAAFGLFAVFSMLRFRTEGVSVKDMTYLFVVIALGLIAAVIRVEPLAESTIPVGIGQLIVINGMIVGCVYLLESNWLFRRERSHVVHYDRLDLMAPDRKADLLHDLRTRTGLPVHRTDIHEFDLRKDTLRITIYYHPHATRITTLTETLVS; encoded by the coding sequence ATGAATTTTCTCCAATCGCTGTCACCGTCAACGGGCGGTCAGGTCCTGCCGGGTCTACCGGGCTTCTCCACAGTGGTATTTCTACAGCTGGTCATTGATCTGGTGTCGGTCACTGTCCTGATCGGGCTTATCTACTACCGCAACTACCGCCGTACCGATCTGTTCCTGACATTCTTCGCCTTCAACCTGCTCATTTTCCTGATTACGCATTTACTAAATCAGGTCCAGCTAACGATAGGCGCGGCCTTTGGTCTGTTTGCCGTTTTTTCAATGCTGCGCTTCCGCACCGAAGGCGTCTCGGTCAAGGACATGACCTACCTGTTTGTGGTCATTGCGCTGGGGCTGATTGCCGCCGTTATCCGGGTAGAACCGTTGGCAGAATCAACTATACCGGTTGGCATCGGGCAGTTGATCGTGATCAACGGTATGATCGTCGGCTGCGTTTACCTGCTGGAAAGCAACTGGCTGTTCCGGCGGGAACGAAGCCACGTTGTTCACTACGACCGGCTGGACCTGATGGCCCCTGATCGAAAAGCCGACCTGCTTCACGACCTGCGTACCCGTACCGGCCTGCCCGTTCATCGCACCGACATTCACGAGTTCGACCTGCGCAAAGACACCCTCCGTATCACCATTTACTACCACCCCCATGCAACCCGTATCACTACCCTCACGGAAACGCTGGTTTCGTAA